The following are encoded together in the Thermoplasmata archaeon genome:
- a CDS encoding HAD family hydrolase, with protein MLNVREEGSVECGLPRDKMFEGIKAVGFDLDGTFLNTHVDYQAVDLADKDACRRHGIPFDELEFTTVKRLRQPIRDWLISHGRENEIPIVEKEIDSELTRIELEHVDEARPFPGSLECVRELKSRGYKVGLLTRGSLEYGDTVLKMMGIRDEFDVVVGRDYTNYDHAKPSPKAMQYFADELGVKASEILYLGDNRTDYYSARDAGAVFVGVLSGSMDREGWLKEDPEMTMVQYAGDVLSLL; from the coding sequence ATGCTGAACGTGAGGGAGGAAGGCTCCGTGGAATGTGGCCTCCCCAGAGATAAGATGTTCGAAGGAATCAAGGCAGTTGGGTTCGATCTGGACGGAACATTCCTGAACACACATGTGGACTACCAGGCCGTCGATTTAGCGGACAAGGATGCTTGCCGCAGGCACGGCATCCCCTTCGATGAATTGGAATTCACTACCGTCAAGAGACTGAGGCAACCGATCAGAGATTGGCTGATATCTCATGGCAGGGAGAACGAGATACCTATCGTTGAAAAGGAGATAGATTCCGAGCTCACCAGGATCGAACTCGAACATGTGGATGAGGCAAGACCTTTTCCCGGTTCCCTGGAGTGTGTGAGGGAACTGAAATCCAGGGGATACAAGGTTGGTTTGCTGACCCGCGGCAGCCTTGAATACGGAGATACGGTCCTGAAGATGATGGGCATCAGAGACGAATTCGATGTCGTGGTTGGAAGGGATTACACAAATTACGACCATGCGAAACCGTCCCCCAAGGCCATGCAATACTTCGCTGACGAACTAGGGGTAAAGGCATCGGAGATACTGTACCTTGGCGATAACAGGACAGATTATTATTCGGCAAGGGATGCCGGTGCAGTGTTCGTCGGCGTACTCTCCGGATCAATGGACAGAGAAGGATGGCTCAAAGAGGATCCTGAAATGACCATGGTGCAATATGCCGGGGATGTCCTATCCCTGCTCTGA